One part of the Eucalyptus grandis isolate ANBG69807.140 chromosome 10, ASM1654582v1, whole genome shotgun sequence genome encodes these proteins:
- the LOC104421574 gene encoding uncharacterized protein LOC104421574, with protein sequence MQQQASSAPAASSRPDNPSPPPASSASAVKRSPAATPTAPPSLAPLSSAPHRRDAAGGPAPPPLLAAAHPPGAEAAVTSPMARVRLSDIAPYDGAPAGPYLRAVEALSGSLTRHNAAVIELGPEDAALMRCGLEAAKLYLRTRSQAPAAGKGSPRGVYLYRAGRPIEDGDSSPPCMGEIFKCMGKVARAALCAIARHLRLRSDAFNHLLDDVPLPANEVSSSVLLASYSPNTLQNGKITISGGKLSVNAEVEKGLLTLISSDNPGVQVFDPNGRWYLADGGSSFGDLLLVTGKALSHITAGLRPGALHRAAPDCFAGSFGGGRTSLAFRLMPQSNAVLDCSPIAAAGHVIPQSYVRVSVSQFMDDLSAEEDALCPNPENVCVPGNNSNKEPTLRSVLSDPISGAFLEDAVVVSCGHSFGGFMLKRVIETSRCTLCSAEIKGNTFIPNHALRAAAAAVKLEDDRRLFHNAQLRKRRKEMGDQADPMRRSHRENGESGADNGLHKGVQYPFMVNEKVLIKGNKRTPEKFVGKEAIITSQCLNGWYLLKIIESGENVRLQYRSLEKIPNSNSIDDRCPSQIQNGSS encoded by the exons CAAGCGATCCCCCGCCGCCACGCCGACCGCGCCGCCGTCTCTGGCCCCTCTGTCCTCCGCCCCGCACCGCCGCGATGCCGCCGGTGGGCCCGCCCCGCCGCCCCTGCTCGCGGCGGCGCATCCTCCCGGGGCCGAGGCCGCTGTGACCTCCCCTATGGCGAGGGTGCGGCTCTCCGACATCGCGCCCTACGATGGGGCTCCGGCTGGGCCCTACCTCAGGGCGGTGGAGGCTCTGTCCGGGTCGCTCACGCGGCACAACGCGGCGGTGATTGAGCTGGGACCGGAGGATGCTGCGTTGATGCGGTGCGGCTTGGAGGCCGCGAAGTTGTACTTGAGGACGAGGTCCCAGGCTCCGGCCGCTGGTAAAGGGAGTCCTCGCGGGGTTTACTTGTACAGGGCTGGGAG GCCTATAGAGGATGGGGATTCATCTCCCCCTTGCATGGGCGAAATTTTTAAGTGCATGGGAAAAGTTGCTCGGGCTGCCCTTTGTGCGATAGCAAGACATCTCCGGTTGCGAAGCGA TGCATTTAATCATTTACTGGATGATGTCCCATTGCCTGCTAATGAGGTGTCTTCATCAGTGCTTCTTGCATCGTACTCACCCAACACATTGCAAAATGGGAAAATCACCATTAGCGGAGGGAAGCTGAGTGTCAATGCAGAGGTTGAGAAGGGACTTCTGACATTAATTTCCTCGGATAATCCTGGTGTACAG GTTTTTGACCCCAATGGCCGTTGGTACCTAGCAGATGGTGGGTCGTCTTTTGGAGATCTGTTATTGGTGACTGGGAAGGCACTTAGTCACATTACTGCTGGGCTTCGTCCTGGTGCATTGCATAGGGCTGCACCAGATTGCTTTGCCGGCTCTTTTGGTGGTGGGAG GACATCATTGGCTTTTAGGCTCATGCCTCAGAGCAATGCTGTATTAGATTGTTCTCCCATAGCAGCTGCAGGTCATGTCATTCCTCAAAGCTATGTACGAGTATCAGTCAGCCAGTTTATGGACGACCTTTCTGCTGAGGAGGATGCATTGTGCCCCAACCCTGAGAATGTTTGT GTACCCggaaataattcaaataaggaACCAACGTTAAGAAGTGTCCTCTCTGATCCTATATC TGGTGCATTCCTTGAAGATGCTGTGGTTGTCTCATGCGGCCATTCATTTGGTGGTTTCATGCTAAAAAGAGTGATTGAGACG TCAAGATGTACACTCTGCAGTGCAGAAATTAAGGGGAATACTTTCATTCCGAATCATG CTCTTAGAGCTGCAGCTGCAGCTGTAAAGCTTGAGGATGATAGAAGACTCTTCCATAATGCACAGCTCcgcaagagaagaaaagagatgggCGATCAAGCTGATCCAATGAGAAGATCTCACAGG GAAAATGGGGAGAGTGGTGCTGATAATGGGCTTCATAAAGGGGTCCAATATCCATTTATGGTAAACGAGAAAGTTCTGATAAAG GGGAATAAGAGGACACCAGAAAAATTTGTTGGTAAGGAAGCAATCATCACATCCCAATGTCTTAATGGCTG GTACTTGCTGAAAATTATTGAAAGTGGAGAAAATGTTCGCCTCCAATACCGATCTCTTGAGAAGATCCCAAACTCCAATTCCATTGATGACAGAtgtccatctcaaattcagAATGGCAGCTCATAA